In Marivirga salinae, a single window of DNA contains:
- a CDS encoding NAD-dependent epimerase/dehydratase family protein → METNTILVIGANGQLGTELTAELRAIYGSTNVIATDIQNPKKEPLPNEPFEQLDVMNAEKLNKIVEQYKVTEIYMLAAILSAKGEQNPIFAWDLNMQSLLNVLEVAREKKLSKVYWPSSIAVFGPKSPVDNTPQDCVMDPNTVYGISKLAGERWCAYYNEKYGVDVRSLRYPGLIGYKSLPGGGTTDYAVDIFHKALNKEDFECYLREDSYLPMMYMPDAIKATIDLMQAPAEKISVRSSYNLGALSFTPKDIYEVIKKQHPDFKISYKVDYRQKIADTWPNSIDDSQAQKDWNWKPSFTLEDMVEDILEKLPEYEF, encoded by the coding sequence ATGGAAACGAATACGATATTAGTAATAGGAGCAAATGGTCAGCTGGGCACCGAATTAACAGCTGAGTTAAGGGCGATTTATGGAAGCACTAATGTTATTGCAACCGACATTCAAAATCCAAAAAAGGAACCACTTCCCAATGAGCCTTTTGAGCAATTGGATGTTATGAATGCTGAAAAATTGAATAAAATAGTAGAGCAGTATAAGGTTACGGAGATCTATATGTTAGCAGCAATATTATCTGCCAAGGGAGAGCAAAACCCGATCTTTGCATGGGATCTCAATATGCAAAGCCTACTTAACGTATTAGAAGTAGCTAGAGAGAAAAAGCTATCAAAAGTTTATTGGCCTAGTTCAATTGCTGTTTTTGGACCAAAATCTCCTGTTGACAATACTCCTCAGGATTGTGTAATGGATCCCAACACTGTCTATGGAATCAGTAAATTGGCTGGAGAAAGATGGTGTGCATACTATAATGAAAAATATGGTGTTGATGTTAGAAGTTTAAGATATCCTGGATTAATAGGATACAAATCTTTGCCAGGTGGCGGTACTACTGATTATGCTGTCGATATTTTCCATAAAGCATTAAATAAAGAAGATTTTGAATGCTATTTGAGAGAGGATTCATATCTACCCATGATGTATATGCCTGATGCTATTAAAGCTACTATTGATTTAATGCAAGCACCTGCAGAAAAGATTAGTGTAAGATCTAGTTATAATTTAGGAGCACTTAGTTTCACTCCAAAAGATATTTATGAAGTAATCAAAAAGCAGCATCCTGATTTCAAAATTTCTTACAAAGTGGATTATAGACAAAAAATTGCTGATACATGGCCTAACAGCATTGATGATAGCCAAGCGCAAAAAGATTGGAACTGGAAACCATCATTCACTTTAGAAGATATGGTAGAAGATATTTTGGAGAAACTTCCTGAGTATGAATTCTAA
- a CDS encoding M14 family metallopeptidase codes for MKKVIFFLLIYSITSLSIAQNLQTPDQKLRYALGDKFTFHHQVVDYFKYLADNSDQIILKKYGETYEGRPLYYAVISSSENIANLDEIQNQNVAQTGLNGELNGAAEKAVVWLSYNIHGNEASSTEASMKTAYELLTGGMESEEWLENTIIIMDPCVNPDGRDRYANFYRRYGAKNFNPNLDAVEHDEPWPGGRPNHYLFDLNRDWAWQTQTESKARMKAYHEWMPHIHVDFHEQSINSPYYFAPAAEPLHEVITDWQKDFQTQIGQNHAKYFDQNNWLYFTRERFDLFYPSYGDTYPTFNGAIGMTYEQAGNGRAGLGAITNIGDTLTLKDRLEHHYTTGMSTIEIASQNAEKLNSEFKKYFSRNINNPEDPFKSYVIKWTEDKKDDIKALLEFLEGQKIEIGQIGKQQNLSGYSYFQRKEISFNSDKKDLVISAYQPKSTLIQALFDPKPNYSDSLTYDITAWAIPYAYGLETYGLKNRMNSEPIDEQINENDNLQSAYAYAIKWNSFNSAQFLAEALKQDIKVRIAYKNLKFKSEEFNKGSLIITQTNNEEIKNLNEELLKLSNKFEIRVYPITSGFADKIYDIGSSEVQFLKAPRIAVLMDEGVSSLAYGEIWYFFEQSLDYPIHSIRVSSFDRIDISDYDQLILPSGSYSNLTEEGKSKLLEFAKSGGKVIAMGSAISLIADHENGQLKTKKEDPSEEALALYENAERKRLSSSIFGAIYDIQLDNSHPLAFGLGNQYFSLKTSGKAYEYLPNGWNVGVIKSNNSHIAGFAGYKAKQQQLNSMVFGVESFGRGQVIYLQDDPLFRAFWHQGQLLFANALFMVGND; via the coding sequence ATGAAAAAAGTAATTTTCTTTCTGTTAATTTACTCAATCACAAGTCTTTCAATTGCTCAAAATCTTCAAACTCCTGATCAGAAATTAAGATATGCTTTGGGAGATAAATTCACTTTCCATCATCAAGTAGTTGATTATTTTAAATATCTAGCCGATAATTCTGATCAAATTATCTTGAAGAAATATGGTGAGACTTATGAAGGAAGGCCACTCTATTATGCTGTGATTTCTTCTAGCGAGAACATAGCAAACCTTGATGAAATCCAGAATCAAAATGTTGCGCAGACTGGATTAAATGGTGAATTAAATGGTGCCGCTGAAAAAGCTGTGGTTTGGTTGAGTTACAATATTCACGGAAATGAAGCATCCTCCACAGAAGCTTCCATGAAAACTGCTTATGAATTATTAACTGGAGGAATGGAAAGTGAAGAATGGCTAGAGAATACAATAATCATAATGGATCCATGCGTAAATCCTGATGGGAGAGATCGATATGCTAATTTTTATAGAAGGTATGGTGCGAAAAATTTCAATCCCAACTTGGATGCAGTAGAACATGATGAACCTTGGCCAGGTGGTCGACCAAATCATTATTTATTTGATTTGAACAGAGATTGGGCATGGCAAACGCAAACGGAATCAAAAGCCAGAATGAAAGCCTATCATGAATGGATGCCTCATATTCATGTCGATTTTCATGAGCAATCCATTAATAGCCCCTATTATTTTGCTCCAGCAGCTGAGCCGCTGCATGAGGTAATTACCGATTGGCAGAAAGATTTTCAGACACAAATAGGTCAAAATCATGCTAAATATTTTGATCAAAATAACTGGTTATACTTTACTCGTGAGCGATTTGATTTGTTTTATCCAAGTTATGGTGATACCTACCCAACATTCAATGGTGCCATCGGGATGACCTACGAACAAGCAGGTAATGGAAGAGCTGGATTAGGAGCGATTACCAATATAGGGGATACATTGACCTTGAAAGATAGGCTGGAACATCATTATACAACAGGGATGAGTACTATCGAAATAGCTTCTCAAAATGCTGAAAAACTAAACAGTGAGTTTAAAAAATATTTTTCAAGAAATATCAACAATCCTGAAGATCCATTTAAATCATATGTTATAAAATGGACAGAAGATAAAAAGGATGATATAAAAGCTTTACTTGAATTTTTGGAAGGTCAAAAAATAGAAATTGGTCAAATTGGGAAGCAACAAAATTTAAGTGGCTATAGTTATTTTCAAAGAAAGGAAATTAGTTTCAATTCAGATAAAAAAGATTTGGTCATAAGTGCTTACCAACCAAAATCAACTCTAATTCAGGCACTTTTCGATCCTAAACCGAATTACAGCGATTCCCTAACCTATGACATTACAGCTTGGGCGATTCCTTATGCCTACGGATTGGAAACTTACGGTTTGAAAAATAGAATGAATTCTGAACCTATTGATGAGCAAATCAATGAAAACGATAATTTGCAATCAGCTTATGCTTATGCCATAAAATGGAATTCATTTAATTCAGCTCAATTTTTAGCGGAAGCCCTTAAGCAGGATATAAAAGTTCGAATTGCATATAAAAATTTGAAATTTAAGTCTGAAGAATTTAATAAGGGAAGTTTAATTATTACCCAAACCAACAATGAAGAAATCAAGAACTTAAATGAAGAGCTGTTAAAGCTTTCAAATAAATTTGAAATAAGAGTTTATCCAATAACCTCAGGATTTGCTGATAAAATTTATGATATAGGTTCATCAGAGGTTCAATTTTTGAAAGCTCCAAGAATAGCCGTTTTAATGGATGAAGGAGTTTCTTCTTTAGCTTATGGTGAAATATGGTATTTCTTTGAGCAGTCATTAGATTATCCAATTCACAGTATAAGAGTGAGTAGCTTTGATCGAATTGATATTTCTGATTACGATCAGTTAATTTTACCATCAGGTAGCTATTCTAATTTAACTGAAGAAGGAAAATCAAAATTATTAGAATTTGCTAAATCAGGAGGAAAAGTTATTGCGATGGGTTCTGCTATTTCATTAATTGCAGATCACGAGAATGGGCAACTGAAAACAAAAAAAGAAGATCCATCAGAAGAAGCATTGGCTTTATATGAAAATGCGGAAAGAAAAAGATTGTCGAGTAGTATATTTGGCGCTATTTATGACATTCAACTTGATAATAGTCATCCGCTAGCGTTTGGCTTAGGAAATCAATATTTCAGCCTAAAGACTTCTGGAAAAGCTTACGAGTATCTGCCCAATGGATGGAATGTAGGGGTGATTAAATCTAATAATAGCCACATCGCAGGATTTGCAGGTTATAAAGCAAAGCAACAGCAACTCAACAGTATGGTTTTTGGAGTTGAATCATTTGGAAGAGGCCAAGTGATTTATTTACAAGATGATCCACTCTTTAGAGCATTTTGGCATCAAGGTCAACTATTATTTGCCAACGCTTTATTTATGGTAGGAAATGATTGA
- the recR gene encoding recombination mediator RecR — translation MEFSSKLIESAVNEFSKLPGIGKKTALRLVLHLLKQEENFTTDIAQSLIDMRQNIKYCRKCHNISDEEICNICKSHKRDNSIICLVEDTRDVLAIENTSQYNGLYHVLGGIISPIEGIGPEDLTIDSLMERVSSSDSEVKEIIFGLSPTMEGDTTAFYISKKVKQLGVKTSTIARGIPIGGELEYADEITLGRSIVSRTAYE, via the coding sequence ATGGAGTTTTCCTCTAAATTAATTGAGTCTGCAGTCAATGAATTTTCCAAGCTTCCTGGTATTGGAAAAAAAACAGCCCTAAGATTAGTCCTACATTTATTAAAACAAGAAGAAAATTTCACAACGGATATAGCGCAATCTCTCATAGATATGCGCCAAAATATTAAATACTGCAGAAAATGCCATAATATCTCCGATGAGGAGATATGCAATATTTGCAAAAGCCATAAAAGAGATAATTCTATTATCTGCTTGGTAGAAGATACTCGAGATGTATTAGCTATCGAAAATACTTCACAATATAATGGCTTATACCATGTTTTAGGAGGAATTATTTCTCCTATAGAAGGAATTGGACCTGAAGACTTAACCATTGACAGTTTAATGGAGAGAGTTTCTTCATCAGATTCAGAAGTAAAAGAAATTATTTTCGGACTTTCTCCCACCATGGAAGGCGATACCACTGCTTTCTACATCAGCAAAAAAGTAAAACAATTAGGAGTTAAAACCAGCACCATTGCCAGAGGGATTCCAATTGGCGGAGAACTTGAGTACGCTGATGAAATTACTTTGGGCAGAAGTATTGTAAGCAGAACTGCTTATGAATAA
- a CDS encoding ATP-dependent Clp protease adaptor ClpS, translating into MSDFKIFYQLEEDKREVVLETTSDEDINDLIVYNDDVNTFEHVINTLVKVCKHSPEQAEQCTLLVHYKGKCAVKKGSFVDLIPYRQAIVDAGINAEIE; encoded by the coding sequence ATGAGTGATTTTAAAATATTTTATCAGCTAGAAGAAGACAAAAGAGAGGTGGTTTTGGAAACTACCTCTGATGAGGATATCAATGATTTGATCGTCTATAATGATGATGTGAATACATTTGAGCATGTAATTAATACATTGGTTAAAGTCTGTAAACATTCTCCTGAACAAGCTGAGCAATGCACTTTATTGGTGCATTACAAAGGCAAATGTGCAGTAAAAAAAGGTTCGTTTGTTGATTTAATCCCTTACAGACAAGCTATAGTAGATGCTGGAATCAATGCTGAGATAGAATAA
- a CDS encoding sodium:solute symporter: MSPILVISVISIYFLVLMGISWLTSRQNDNLTFFTANRQSPWYLVAFGMIGASLSGVTFISVPGEVGNTAFAYFQVVLGYLVGYFVIATVLLPLYYRLNLISIYTYLEQRFGKYSYKSGAFFFLLSRIVGSSFRLFLVAGVLQLAIFDAYGWPFSVTVAITIALIWLYTFRGGIKTIVWTDTLQTLFMISAVAISIYLMKDALDMSWLQLTEKVSASGYSEIFVWDWQSGQNFFKQFISGAFIAIVMTGLDQDMMQKNLTCRSLKDAQKNMFWFCIVLVIVNFMFLSMGALLYIYAGEMNIAIPTRTDDLYPLLALEHFPLIAGVVFLLGIIAAAYSSADSALTALTTSFCVDFLGLGQDDKPISKKIRIRVHLVFSVILFLVIIAFKAINDQSVITAVFKAAGYTYGPILGLFTFGLLTKYQLKDKWVPLIAVLAPIFSYIINENSEAWFYGYKFGFEILVVNGLLTFFGLFLIRKDKIEIGLK; the protein is encoded by the coding sequence ATGAGTCCGATTCTGGTCATTTCAGTCATATCCATTTACTTTCTGGTTTTAATGGGGATTTCCTGGCTTACTTCTCGTCAAAATGATAACCTAACATTTTTCACTGCCAACAGACAATCGCCTTGGTATTTGGTGGCTTTTGGAATGATTGGTGCTTCGCTTTCTGGTGTAACTTTCATCAGTGTACCTGGTGAAGTGGGCAATACTGCTTTCGCTTATTTTCAGGTGGTTCTGGGCTATTTGGTGGGCTATTTTGTAATCGCTACTGTTTTGCTTCCCCTTTATTACCGACTTAATCTGATTAGTATTTACACTTATCTGGAACAAAGGTTTGGGAAATACTCCTATAAAAGTGGTGCATTTTTCTTTTTACTATCTAGGATTGTTGGCTCTTCCTTTAGATTATTTTTGGTAGCTGGAGTATTACAATTAGCTATTTTCGATGCGTATGGCTGGCCTTTTTCGGTCACCGTGGCGATTACAATTGCATTAATCTGGCTCTATACCTTCCGCGGTGGGATAAAAACCATTGTTTGGACGGATACACTTCAAACGCTCTTCATGATTTCGGCAGTTGCTATCAGCATTTATTTAATGAAAGATGCATTAGATATGTCTTGGCTACAGCTAACAGAGAAAGTTTCTGCTTCAGGCTATTCCGAAATATTTGTTTGGGACTGGCAAAGTGGTCAAAACTTCTTTAAGCAATTTATCAGTGGCGCTTTCATTGCCATTGTGATGACAGGTTTAGATCAGGATATGATGCAAAAAAACCTGACTTGCCGCTCCTTAAAGGATGCACAAAAGAATATGTTCTGGTTTTGCATAGTATTGGTAATTGTGAATTTCATGTTCTTAAGCATGGGTGCATTGCTTTACATTTATGCGGGAGAAATGAATATTGCCATTCCGACCAGAACTGATGATTTATATCCACTTCTTGCTCTCGAGCATTTCCCTTTAATTGCAGGAGTAGTTTTTCTTTTGGGGATAATTGCAGCAGCTTATTCTAGTGCTGATTCAGCCCTTACAGCATTGACCACGTCATTTTGTGTTGATTTCCTAGGCTTAGGCCAAGATGATAAACCCATTTCTAAGAAAATCCGCATCAGAGTACACCTGGTTTTCTCTGTCATTTTATTTCTAGTCATTATCGCGTTCAAAGCCATTAATGATCAAAGCGTAATTACTGCTGTTTTTAAAGCAGCAGGCTATACTTACGGCCCAATTTTAGGGCTATTCACTTTCGGATTGCTCACAAAATATCAACTGAAAGATAAATGGGTTCCGTTAATAGCTGTACTCGCTCCTATCTTTTCTTATATCATCAATGAAAATTCGGAAGCATGGTTTTACGGCTATAAATTTGGATTTGAAATACTGGTAGTCAATGGATTACTGACTTTCTTTGGATTATTTTTAATTAGAAAAGATAAAATAGAAATCGGCCTAAAATAG
- a CDS encoding MGMT family protein, with protein MKEKNDFFDQVYQVVRLIPKGRVTSYGAIAKYLGAAKSSRVVGYAMNASHSIENIPAHRVVNRNGLLTGKMHFETPDTMQKALEAEGIQVKDDQIQNFKSIFWDPMVELEV; from the coding sequence ATGAAGGAAAAGAATGATTTTTTCGATCAGGTATACCAAGTTGTCCGATTAATCCCTAAAGGAAGAGTGACATCCTATGGGGCTATAGCTAAATACTTAGGAGCTGCAAAAAGTTCCAGAGTTGTAGGATATGCTATGAATGCTTCTCATTCTATAGAAAATATCCCAGCACATAGAGTGGTGAATAGAAATGGATTATTGACCGGTAAAATGCATTTTGAAACTCCTGACACCATGCAAAAAGCATTGGAAGCAGAAGGGATTCAAGTAAAGGATGATCAAATTCAGAATTTCAAAAGTATTTTTTGGGATCCGATGGTAGAGCTAGAGGTTTAA